The Kangiella marina genome window below encodes:
- the rsmG gene encoding 16S rRNA (guanine(527)-N(7))-methyltransferase RsmG: protein MNQELKQLQPEFNQECQKLGIAVSEAQSEQLLEYLSSLFKWNKAFNLTAIRNPQEALYLHLLDSVVVSPAVASFDSCLDVGTGGGLPGIPLAILNPEKSFTLLDTNSKKTRFLKQVVYELGLNNVTVVNKRVQDFNHDSGYACILSRAFASLKDMTDWTEHLLAADGQWLAMKGLYPDDEIAQLDSSLQLVDSKQVKVPNLDATRYFIYLQKTQ, encoded by the coding sequence GTGAATCAAGAATTAAAACAACTCCAACCTGAATTTAATCAAGAGTGTCAGAAGCTGGGTATTGCTGTTTCTGAAGCGCAAAGTGAGCAGTTGCTGGAGTATTTATCGTCGTTATTTAAGTGGAATAAAGCATTTAATCTGACGGCGATTCGCAATCCTCAAGAGGCGTTGTACCTTCATTTATTGGATTCTGTGGTGGTATCGCCTGCGGTTGCGTCGTTTGATTCTTGCTTGGATGTGGGTACTGGCGGTGGTTTGCCTGGAATTCCGTTGGCGATTTTAAATCCTGAGAAATCCTTTACCTTGCTGGATACAAACAGTAAGAAAACGCGATTTTTGAAACAGGTGGTCTATGAGTTGGGACTCAATAATGTCACCGTGGTTAATAAGCGGGTACAAGACTTTAATCATGATTCAGGGTATGCTTGCATACTTTCGCGTGCTTTTGCGTCGCTAAAAGACATGACCGATTGGACCGAACATTTACTGGCAGCGGATGGACAGTGGCTGGCAATGAAAGGCTTATACCCTGATGATGAGATAGCACAGTTAGATTCATCGCTACAATTGGTCGATTCTAAGCAAGTAAAGGTTCCCAATTTGGACGCAACGCGGTATTTTATTTATCTCCAAAAAACACAATAA
- a CDS encoding AAA family ATPase: protein MAYIIAITNQKGGVGKTTTSVNLAASLVQEKQRVLMIDMDPQGNATMGSGIEKSDLELSTYDSLMEPEDVKSHIVSSDVAGYDVLPSNGDLTAAEVHLLEFDDKEKRLKQALQAVNDLYDFILIDCPPSLNMLTLNSLVASDSVVIPMQCEYYALEGLSALLNTIRQVQEHVNPNLEIEGILRTMYDPRNRLSLEVSRQLFSHFEDKVYRTVIPRNVRLAEAPSHGVPVLFYDRSSSGSKAYLALAGEIIKRRSAA, encoded by the coding sequence GTGGCTTACATCATTGCCATTACCAATCAAAAAGGCGGCGTCGGTAAAACGACCACTAGTGTCAATCTTGCAGCATCTTTGGTGCAAGAGAAGCAGCGTGTGCTGATGATTGATATGGATCCTCAGGGCAATGCCACCATGGGGTCGGGCATTGAAAAGTCGGATTTAGAGCTTTCAACCTATGACTCTTTAATGGAGCCGGAAGACGTTAAAAGCCATATCGTCAGCTCCGATGTTGCGGGTTACGATGTATTGCCTTCAAACGGTGATTTAACCGCGGCTGAAGTTCATTTGTTAGAGTTTGATGATAAAGAAAAGCGTTTGAAACAAGCATTGCAGGCGGTTAATGATCTGTATGACTTTATTCTGATTGATTGCCCTCCGTCGTTGAACATGCTGACCTTGAACTCGCTAGTGGCTTCGGACTCGGTTGTGATACCGATGCAGTGTGAATACTACGCGTTGGAGGGCTTGTCGGCGCTACTTAATACCATTCGTCAGGTTCAAGAGCATGTTAATCCGAACCTTGAGATTGAAGGTATTCTACGCACCATGTACGACCCCCGTAACCGTTTGTCGCTGGAAGTATCACGACAGCTTTTCAGTCACTTTGAGGATAAAGTCTACCGCACCGTGATCCCGAGAAATGTGCGTTTGGCAGAAGCGCCAAGCCACGGCGTTCCAGTATTATTCTATGATCGCAGCTCCAGTGGTTCTAAAGCTTACTTGGCGTTGGCGGGTGAGATTATTAAGCGTCGAAGTGCGGCATAA
- a CDS encoding ParB/RepB/Spo0J family partition protein, which produces MSKRGLGKGLDALLGNSTSKTARDAKKSDANQDSETILSQDGVLKEMPIEFLQPGQYQPRRVMTEEGLEELADSIRAQGMIQPIVIRPISKDKYEIIAGERRWRAAQRAELHQIPVLIKEVPDEAAIAMALIENIQREDLNAMEEANALHRLKEEFNLSHQQTADAVGKSRTTVTNLLRLMQLTDACKTHLERGDMEMGHARALLALDGAKQSETAKIVVQKGLTVRETEKLIRNINEPKKKTKKEEKDHHIVALEQQLADKIGATVAINHGSKGKGNLVINYHSLDELDGILQHLGIQSD; this is translated from the coding sequence ATGAGTAAACGTGGTTTGGGTAAAGGTTTGGACGCATTACTGGGGAACAGTACCAGTAAAACGGCTAGGGACGCTAAAAAATCAGACGCAAACCAAGACTCAGAAACGATTTTGAGCCAAGACGGCGTTCTTAAAGAAATGCCAATCGAGTTTTTACAGCCCGGTCAATATCAGCCGCGTCGGGTGATGACTGAGGAGGGCCTGGAAGAATTAGCCGACTCAATTCGAGCTCAAGGCATGATCCAGCCGATTGTGATCCGCCCGATTTCTAAAGACAAATATGAGATCATTGCTGGTGAACGTCGTTGGCGTGCAGCGCAAAGAGCAGAGTTGCACCAAATCCCGGTTTTAATAAAAGAAGTTCCGGATGAAGCGGCCATTGCTATGGCCCTGATTGAGAATATTCAACGTGAAGATCTCAATGCAATGGAAGAAGCCAATGCTCTGCACCGCTTAAAAGAAGAATTCAACCTGTCACACCAACAAACGGCCGACGCTGTAGGTAAGAGCCGTACGACCGTAACTAACTTATTGAGATTAATGCAGTTAACGGATGCTTGTAAGACGCATCTGGAGCGTGGGGACATGGAAATGGGTCATGCACGAGCGTTATTAGCGCTTGATGGCGCGAAGCAGTCGGAAACCGCAAAGATCGTGGTGCAGAAAGGATTAACGGTTCGAGAAACGGAAAAGCTGATTCGAAATATTAATGAACCGAAGAAAAAAACCAAAAAAGAAGAAAAAGATCACCATATTGTCGCACTGGAACAACAGCTGGCTGATAAAATCGGTGCCACCGTGGCGATTAATCACGGCTCAAAAGGTAAAGGCAATCTTGTCATTAACTACCACAGCTTGGATGAGCTGGATGGGATATTACAACATTTAGGTATTCAATCAGACTAG
- a CDS encoding ATP synthase subunit I, with the protein MSQSLARKGRMQAYKMVLVQLAISFVLFLIGLLISGTVSLSLGVGSLIVVLVNFIFATIVFRKSGAQAALEIKKAFNFGESLKLMLAAVLMAFAFIVLPVQGAPLLIGYSIIVLSQWFAPLIIK; encoded by the coding sequence ATGAGTCAATCACTAGCGCGAAAAGGCCGAATGCAAGCCTACAAGATGGTGCTCGTGCAATTGGCAATCAGTTTTGTCTTGTTTCTGATAGGTCTTTTGATATCAGGAACCGTCAGCCTATCACTAGGGGTTGGCAGTCTCATTGTGGTGCTGGTTAATTTTATCTTTGCCACAATCGTATTTCGCAAGTCAGGTGCTCAGGCAGCTCTCGAAATTAAAAAAGCCTTTAATTTTGGAGAGAGCTTGAAACTAATGCTTGCAGCAGTGCTCATGGCATTTGCATTTATTGTATTACCGGTGCAGGGGGCTCCATTATTGATAGGTTATTCAATAATCGTGCTATCTCAATGGTTTGCACCGTTAATTATTAAGTGA
- the atpB gene encoding F0F1 ATP synthase subunit A gives MASSENQTSVEYIKHHLQNWQVCKTDQGWVWNNCQEAGFWTFNVDSLIFSFLLGALFCFSFWKVAKNAKIENPGRWQSFVEMIFEFVDKSVKDTFHGRNPLIAPLALTIFVWIFLMNLMDLIPVDLLPWVADKINVYAFGAEPGHTYLKVVPSTDANITFGLSLGVFLLIIFYSIKVKGVGGFVGELTLHPFSSKNKFVQVILIPVNLLMESIGLLAKPVSLALRLFGNLYAGELIFILIAVLMSAGIGGIVGGGIAYMIWAIFHILVIVLQAFIFMMLTIVYLSMAHEDH, from the coding sequence ATGGCATCTTCAGAGAATCAAACCAGCGTTGAGTATATCAAGCACCACTTACAAAACTGGCAAGTGTGTAAAACCGACCAAGGTTGGGTATGGAATAACTGCCAAGAGGCTGGTTTTTGGACATTTAATGTCGATAGTCTTATTTTCTCTTTCCTTTTAGGCGCGCTATTTTGCTTTAGTTTCTGGAAAGTGGCTAAAAACGCGAAAATTGAAAACCCTGGCAGATGGCAATCATTTGTCGAAATGATCTTCGAATTTGTTGATAAGTCCGTTAAGGACACCTTCCATGGCAGAAATCCATTAATTGCACCATTAGCATTAACGATTTTCGTCTGGATCTTCCTGATGAACTTAATGGATTTAATTCCTGTCGACCTACTTCCATGGGTTGCAGATAAGATAAATGTGTACGCCTTTGGTGCCGAGCCTGGTCATACCTACTTAAAGGTTGTGCCAAGTACTGATGCCAATATTACCTTTGGTTTATCGTTGGGCGTATTCTTACTCATTATCTTCTACAGCATTAAAGTGAAAGGTGTTGGCGGTTTCGTTGGTGAATTAACGTTACACCCTTTCTCAAGCAAGAATAAATTTGTACAGGTGATTTTGATTCCGGTTAACTTATTGATGGAATCCATTGGTCTTCTGGCAAAACCTGTATCGTTAGCGCTGCGTTTGTTCGGTAACTTATACGCAGGTGAGTTGATATTTATTTTGATTGCGGTCTTGATGAGTGCTGGTATCGGCGGCATCGTTGGCGGTGGTATCGCTTACATGATATGGGCTATTTTCCACATCCTAGTAATCGTACTACAGGCTTTCATCTTCATGATGTTGACGATTGTCTACTTGAGCATGGCTCACGAAGATCATTAA
- the atpE gene encoding F0F1 ATP synthase subunit C, protein METLFAFTALGVLLILGLGALGTAIGFGLLGGKFLEASARQPELAPMLQTKMFLVAGLLDAVTMIGIGIGMWFTFASPYVGQLQSLLG, encoded by the coding sequence ATGGAAACTTTGTTCGCGTTCACAGCATTAGGTGTGTTATTAATTTTGGGTCTAGGTGCTTTGGGTACTGCGATTGGCTTCGGTCTTCTAGGTGGTAAATTCCTTGAAGCTTCAGCTCGTCAACCTGAACTAGCTCCAATGCTACAAACTAAAATGTTCCTAGTAGCTGGTCTTCTGGATGCGGTAACCATGATCGGTATCGGTATCGGCATGTGGTTCACATTCGCAAGCCCATACGTTGGTCAATTGCAATCTCTTTTAGGTTAA
- a CDS encoding F0F1 ATP synthase subunit B — translation MNINATLLINMVFFAGFVWFCMKFVWPPIMAAIKERQDKIAEGLAASERSQKDLELAQEKAAEMLREAKGQSAELVDSAKKRHTEIVDSAKDDARAEADKIKAGAQAEIEQEVNRAREQLRTKVATLAVAGAEKVIERNIDEAANNDMFDKLVKDL, via the coding sequence GTGAATATTAACGCTACCCTATTAATCAATATGGTTTTCTTTGCTGGCTTCGTGTGGTTCTGCATGAAGTTTGTATGGCCTCCAATCATGGCAGCCATCAAAGAGCGCCAAGATAAAATTGCCGAAGGTCTTGCGGCTTCTGAAAGAAGTCAAAAAGATCTAGAGCTTGCTCAAGAAAAAGCAGCTGAGATGTTGCGTGAGGCGAAAGGCCAATCTGCTGAATTAGTAGATTCTGCTAAAAAACGCCACACCGAAATCGTTGATTCTGCTAAAGATGATGCACGTGCTGAAGCTGATAAAATCAAAGCTGGCGCACAAGCTGAAATCGAGCAAGAAGTTAACCGTGCTCGTGAGCAACTTCGCACAAAAGTGGCAACACTTGCGGTTGCTGGCGCAGAGAAAGTTATCGAGCGCAATATTGACGAAGCGGCGAACAACGATATGTTCGATAAGCTAGTCAAAGATCTATAA
- a CDS encoding F0F1 ATP synthase subunit delta, with amino-acid sequence MAELSTIARPYAKAAFEYALGSQTVSEWASMLDFVAQAVSNDEVASLITNPALSTEQKGEVVLKIGEGHLVDKVQNFIKLLARNNRLEALPAIRQRFDVLKANYDKTVDVEVTSAAALSDEQLQRLTDKLTTKLGRKVNIETQVDSSMIGGLVIRAGDMVIDGSIRGKLNKLSETLRA; translated from the coding sequence ATGGCAGAGCTATCTACTATTGCAAGACCATACGCAAAAGCAGCATTCGAATATGCTCTTGGTTCTCAGACTGTGTCTGAGTGGGCAAGCATGTTAGATTTTGTCGCTCAAGCCGTTAGCAATGATGAAGTGGCGTCACTGATTACAAACCCTGCCCTTTCGACAGAACAGAAAGGTGAGGTTGTTCTTAAAATCGGTGAAGGCCATTTGGTCGATAAAGTTCAGAACTTTATTAAACTGCTTGCAAGAAATAATCGCTTAGAAGCATTGCCAGCAATTCGCCAACGTTTCGACGTGTTAAAAGCGAATTATGACAAAACGGTTGATGTCGAAGTAACTTCGGCAGCGGCCTTAAGCGATGAACAATTGCAACGACTAACTGACAAGTTGACGACAAAACTTGGTCGTAAGGTTAACATTGAAACACAAGTGGATTCTTCAATGATTGGTGGACTGGTTATCAGAGCCGGTGACATGGTTATTGACGGATCAATACGCGGTAAGCTCAACAAGCTTTCCGAAACGCTAAGAGCTTAG
- the atpA gene encoding F0F1 ATP synthase subunit alpha has protein sequence MSVQLNPSEISELIKKRIDSFEVVSEARNEGTIVSVSDGILRIHGLEEVMAGEMIELPGGKYGMALNLERDSVGAVVLGDYSDIVEGMTAKCTGRILEVPVGRGLLGRVVDALGNPLDGKGPIENDGFSPIEKIAPGVIERQSVDQPVQTGMKSIDAMIPVGRGQRELIIGDRQTGKTAIAIDAIINQKGTGVTCVYVAVGQKASTVNNIVRKLEEHGAMDHTIVVAATAADAAALQFIAPFSGCSMGEFFRDRGEDSLIVYDDLTKQAWAYRQISLLLRRPPGREAYPGDVFYLHSRLLERAARINADHVEKITNGEVKGQTGSLTALPIIETQAGDVSAFVPTNVISITDGQIFLETDLFNAGIRPAVNAGLSVSRVGGAAQTKIIKKLGGGVRLALAQYRELAAFAQFASDLDDATRAQLEHGQRVTELMKQKQYAPLSVAEMAISLYAAEEGHLKDVEINKIGDFESALLDYFKNQHGDLLNEINEKCDYNDDVKAKLEEALTKFKSTQTW, from the coding sequence ATGAGTGTGCAACTGAATCCATCTGAAATTAGCGAGCTAATTAAAAAGCGCATCGACTCTTTTGAAGTTGTGAGCGAAGCTCGTAATGAAGGTACTATCGTCAGCGTATCTGACGGTATTTTACGAATTCATGGTCTAGAAGAAGTCATGGCTGGTGAGATGATTGAACTCCCTGGCGGTAAATATGGTATGGCTTTGAACCTAGAGCGTGACTCAGTCGGTGCGGTAGTTCTTGGTGACTACTCTGACATCGTTGAGGGCATGACAGCGAAATGTACTGGTCGTATTCTTGAAGTACCAGTCGGTCGTGGTCTTCTAGGTCGCGTAGTAGACGCGCTAGGTAACCCTCTGGACGGCAAAGGTCCAATCGAGAATGACGGTTTCTCTCCAATCGAAAAAATTGCACCGGGTGTAATTGAACGTCAATCGGTAGACCAGCCTGTTCAAACTGGTATGAAATCTATTGATGCGATGATTCCTGTTGGTCGTGGTCAGCGTGAGTTGATTATTGGTGACCGTCAGACTGGTAAAACAGCCATCGCTATTGATGCCATCATCAACCAAAAAGGCACAGGCGTGACTTGTGTATACGTAGCGGTTGGTCAGAAAGCATCGACAGTAAACAACATCGTACGTAAGCTTGAAGAGCACGGTGCAATGGACCACACTATCGTGGTAGCTGCGACAGCAGCAGATGCGGCTGCACTGCAGTTCATCGCTCCATTCTCTGGTTGTTCTATGGGTGAGTTCTTCCGTGACCGCGGTGAAGACAGCTTAATCGTATATGATGATTTGACGAAACAAGCATGGGCTTACCGTCAAATTTCATTGCTATTACGTCGTCCTCCAGGTCGTGAAGCATACCCTGGTGACGTTTTCTACTTACACTCGCGTCTTCTTGAGCGTGCTGCACGAATCAATGCAGATCATGTTGAAAAGATCACTAACGGTGAAGTAAAAGGTCAAACGGGTTCTTTGACAGCATTGCCTATCATTGAAACTCAAGCTGGTGACGTATCAGCGTTCGTACCAACTAACGTAATCTCGATTACAGACGGTCAGATCTTCTTAGAAACTGACTTATTCAACGCAGGTATTCGTCCGGCGGTGAATGCAGGTCTATCGGTATCGCGTGTAGGTGGTGCAGCACAGACTAAGATCATTAAGAAGCTTGGTGGTGGTGTTCGTCTAGCATTGGCTCAGTATCGTGAATTAGCAGCATTTGCTCAGTTCGCGTCTGACCTTGATGACGCAACACGTGCACAGCTAGAGCATGGTCAACGTGTTACTGAATTAATGAAGCAGAAACAATATGCTCCATTATCAGTAGCTGAAATGGCTATCTCATTGTACGCAGCAGAAGAAGGCCACTTGAAAGATGTTGAAATCAACAAAATCGGTGACTTTGAATCTGCATTGCTAGACTACTTCAAGAACCAACACGGCGACTTGTTGAATGAAATCAATGAAAAATGTGATTACAACGACGACGTGAAAGCTAAACTTGAAGAAGCTTTAACTAAGTTTAAGTCTACGCAAACTTGGTAA
- the atpG gene encoding F0F1 ATP synthase subunit gamma: MSGAKEIRTKIGSIKNTQKITSAMEMVAASKMRKAQDRMASSRPYAEKIRTVIKHIAQGTPEYRHAYITERDVKRVGYIVVSTDRGLCGGLNINLFKKALNSMKEWSEQDIEVDMCLIGSKATGFFRRVGGSVVAKSSNLGDTPEIEDLIGAVKVMLKAYDEGRIDRLFIVTNEFVNSMTQEPKVEQLLPLPVGQDDELRHHWDYLYEPEAKPLLDKLMVRFIESQVYQAVVENIACEQAARMVAMKAASDNAGDLIDDLELVYNKARQAAITQELAEISAGAAAV, translated from the coding sequence ATGTCAGGCGCTAAAGAAATTCGTACCAAAATTGGGTCGATTAAAAATACGCAAAAAATTACTTCTGCGATGGAAATGGTTGCGGCAAGTAAAATGCGTAAAGCGCAAGATCGTATGGCATCATCACGTCCTTACGCTGAAAAAATTCGCACTGTGATCAAACACATTGCGCAAGGTACTCCTGAGTACCGTCATGCTTATATTACTGAGCGTGATGTTAAGCGTGTAGGTTATATCGTGGTATCAACAGATCGCGGTTTATGTGGTGGCTTGAACATTAACTTGTTCAAGAAAGCACTAAACAGCATGAAAGAATGGTCTGAACAAGACATTGAAGTTGATATGTGTCTTATCGGCAGCAAAGCTACAGGATTCTTTAGAAGAGTCGGTGGTTCAGTTGTTGCTAAAAGTTCAAATCTTGGTGATACACCAGAGATTGAAGACTTGATTGGCGCAGTTAAAGTGATGTTAAAAGCCTACGATGAAGGTCGCATCGATCGTTTATTTATCGTAACTAACGAATTTGTGAATTCAATGACGCAAGAGCCTAAGGTTGAGCAGTTATTGCCTCTACCGGTTGGTCAAGACGATGAATTGCGTCACCATTGGGATTATTTGTACGAGCCAGAAGCGAAGCCGCTTTTGGACAAACTAATGGTTCGTTTCATTGAATCACAAGTTTATCAGGCCGTTGTAGAAAACATCGCCTGTGAACAAGCTGCACGAATGGTAGCGATGAAAGCTGCTTCGGATAACGCAGGTGATCTTATTGATGACCTTGAGCTTGTTTACAACAAAGCACGTCAGGCAGCGATTACTCAAGAGTTGGCTGAGATTAGTGCTGGTGCAGCTGCGGTTTAA
- the atpD gene encoding F0F1 ATP synthase subunit beta, protein MSTGNIVEIIGAVIDVEFPRDSVPKVYDALTVTDTGLTLEVQQQLGDGVVRCIAMGASDGLRRGLETTNTGAPIQVPVGTETLGRIMDVLGNPIDEKGPIGEKERMSIHRKAPTLEELAPANELLETGIKVIDLVCPFAKGGKVGLFGGAGVGKTVNMMELIRNIAIEHSGFSVFAGVGERTREGNDFYHEMTDSNVIDKVSLVYGQMNEPPGNRLRVALTGLTMAEKFRDEGRDVLLFVDNIYRYTLAGTEVSALLGRMPSAVGYQPTLAEEMGVLQERITSTKTGSITSIQAVYVPADDLTDPSPATTFAHLDATVVLSRQIAELGIYPAVDPLDSTSRQLDPLVIGNEHYDVARGVQGVLQRYKELKDIIAILGMDELSEEDKQTVSRARKIQRFLSQPFFVAEVFTGAPGKYVSLKDTISGFKGILNGEYDHLPEQAFYMVGSIEEAVEKAKNI, encoded by the coding sequence ATGAGCACAGGTAACATTGTAGAAATTATCGGCGCGGTTATCGACGTTGAGTTCCCGCGTGATAGTGTTCCTAAGGTTTATGATGCACTTACAGTAACTGACACTGGCTTGACGCTAGAAGTTCAGCAACAGTTAGGTGACGGTGTTGTTCGTTGTATCGCGATGGGAGCATCAGATGGTTTACGTCGTGGACTAGAAACAACTAATACTGGCGCGCCAATTCAGGTTCCTGTGGGTACTGAAACCCTAGGCCGTATCATGGACGTGCTTGGTAACCCAATCGACGAAAAAGGTCCTATCGGTGAGAAAGAGCGTATGTCTATTCACCGAAAGGCGCCTACTCTTGAAGAGTTAGCACCTGCTAATGAACTTCTAGAGACTGGTATTAAGGTTATTGACTTGGTATGCCCGTTCGCAAAGGGTGGTAAAGTTGGTCTGTTTGGTGGTGCCGGTGTTGGTAAAACTGTAAACATGATGGAGCTTATCCGTAACATTGCGATTGAGCACTCAGGTTTCTCAGTATTCGCTGGTGTTGGTGAGCGTACTCGTGAGGGTAACGACTTCTACCACGAAATGACTGATTCAAACGTAATCGATAAAGTATCGCTAGTATACGGTCAGATGAACGAACCACCGGGTAACCGTCTACGTGTTGCTTTGACTGGTTTGACGATGGCGGAAAAATTCCGTGACGAAGGCCGTGACGTACTATTGTTCGTTGATAACATCTACCGTTATACCCTAGCAGGTACTGAGGTATCAGCACTTCTAGGTCGTATGCCATCAGCGGTAGGTTACCAGCCTACACTAGCTGAAGAGATGGGTGTTCTTCAGGAGCGTATTACTTCAACGAAGACGGGTTCGATTACGTCGATTCAGGCGGTATACGTACCTGCGGATGACTTAACGGATCCATCGCCAGCAACGACGTTCGCACACTTAGATGCAACAGTTGTATTGTCTCGTCAAATCGCTGAGCTAGGTATTTACCCTGCGGTTGACCCACTAGACTCTACTTCACGTCAGCTTGATCCGTTAGTTATCGGTAATGAGCACTATGACGTAGCTCGTGGCGTTCAAGGTGTATTGCAGCGTTATAAAGAGTTGAAAGATATTATTGCGATTCTTGGTATGGACGAGCTTTCTGAAGAAGATAAGCAGACGGTATCACGTGCTCGTAAGATTCAACGTTTCTTATCGCAGCCATTCTTCGTAGCAGAAGTATTTACTGGTGCTCCTGGTAAATATGTATCGTTGAAAGACACGATTTCTGGCTTCAAAGGCATTTTGAACGGTGAATACGATCACTTGCCTGAGCAAGCGTTCTACATGGTTGGCTCAATCGAAGAAGCGGTTGAAAAGGCTAAAAACATTTAA
- a CDS encoding F0F1 ATP synthase subunit epsilon has protein sequence MAMTVHLDIVSAEDSIFSGKVERLIATGDLGELGVEPGHAPLLTSLNPGPVKVTLPGGEVELFFVSGGMLEVQPHMVTVLADTAVRAEDVDEAKALEAEKDAREALADQSSEIEYSKAAAELAEAVAQLRTLRAIKKKSGK, from the coding sequence ATGGCAATGACTGTACATTTGGATATCGTTAGCGCAGAAGACTCAATCTTTTCTGGAAAGGTTGAGCGTCTTATTGCGACAGGTGATTTGGGTGAGCTAGGTGTTGAACCTGGCCACGCTCCCCTACTAACGTCATTAAACCCAGGCCCAGTCAAAGTGACTTTGCCAGGTGGCGAGGTTGAGTTGTTTTTCGTCTCAGGCGGAATGCTGGAAGTTCAACCACACATGGTAACAGTATTGGCTGATACGGCTGTTCGAGCGGAAGACGTTGATGAAGCAAAAGCTTTAGAAGCTGAAAAAGACGCTCGTGAAGCCTTGGCTGATCAAAGTTCTGAGATTGAGTACTCTAAAGCTGCTGCTGAGTTAGCTGAAGCTGTTGCTCAATTACGCACGCTACGTGCGATTAAAAAGAAAAGCGGAAAATAA